A genomic region of Pseudomonas frederiksbergensis contains the following coding sequences:
- the nagA gene encoding N-acetylglucosamine-6-phosphate deacetylase, translating into MSEDNILTAQGWIRGRLIHEHGKIVRIEGQLCDPADNDLPYLLPGFIDLHVHGGGGKDIMEGTPAFDTITKTHVRFGTTSLLATTMTAPPEEISRVLAEVGEFCEQRPKGSARVLGVHLEGPYINPGKLGAQPNFAHTALMAEVEAYLALAPIRVITIAPEIAGHDKLIRALSDRGVRMQIGHTLGSYEEGVAALEAGASSFTHLYNAMSPLHHREPGIVGAALAHAKYAELIPDLLHVHPGAIRVALRSIPCLYCVTDSTAAAGMPDGEYKLGSHTVTKCLGGVRLPDGTLAGSTLTMDQALRNLVKIGLPLAEASQRLSQFPADYLGLQERGRLQPGAWADCVRLDRSLTLTAVMVEGEDIDFKNA; encoded by the coding sequence ATGTCCGAAGACAACATCCTCACCGCCCAAGGCTGGATTCGCGGCCGGTTGATCCATGAACACGGCAAGATCGTGCGCATCGAAGGTCAGCTGTGCGACCCGGCGGACAACGACCTGCCTTACCTGCTGCCGGGTTTCATCGACCTGCACGTTCACGGCGGTGGCGGCAAGGACATCATGGAAGGCACGCCGGCCTTCGACACCATCACCAAAACCCACGTGCGTTTCGGTACCACATCGCTGCTGGCCACCACCATGACCGCGCCACCGGAAGAAATTTCCCGCGTGCTGGCAGAGGTCGGCGAGTTCTGCGAACAACGCCCGAAAGGCAGCGCCCGAGTACTCGGCGTGCATTTGGAAGGCCCCTACATCAACCCCGGAAAACTCGGAGCACAACCGAACTTCGCCCATACCGCGTTGATGGCCGAAGTCGAAGCCTATCTGGCGCTGGCGCCGATTCGGGTGATTACCATTGCCCCGGAAATCGCCGGTCACGACAAACTGATTCGCGCGCTCAGCGACCGTGGTGTGCGCATGCAAATCGGCCACACCCTGGGCAGCTACGAAGAAGGCGTCGCGGCGCTGGAGGCCGGCGCCAGCAGTTTCACCCACCTTTACAACGCCATGAGCCCGCTGCATCACCGCGAGCCGGGAATCGTCGGCGCGGCACTGGCTCATGCCAAATACGCCGAACTGATTCCAGACCTGCTGCACGTCCATCCCGGCGCGATCCGCGTGGCCCTGCGCTCGATCCCTTGCCTGTATTGCGTCACCGACTCCACCGCTGCCGCCGGCATGCCGGACGGCGAATACAAGCTCGGTAGCCACACCGTGACCAAATGCCTGGGCGGTGTGCGCCTGCCCGACGGCACGCTGGCCGGCAGCACCCTGACCATGGATCAGGCGCTGCGCAACCTGGTGAAAATCGGCCTGCCATTGGCCGAAGCTTCACAACGTCTTTCGCAATTCCCCGCCGACTACCTCGGCCTGCAAGAGCGCGGCCGCCTGCAACCCGGCGCCTGGGCTGACTGCGTGCGTCTGGATCGCTCACTCACACTGACCGCGGTAATGGTCGAAGGAGAAGACATTGACTTCAAAAATGCTTGA